The DNA sequence CGGCCTGACCCTGCCCGACTACTACGAGGTGGCTCTGCTGCTGGTCCGGTACCAGCGGATAACCCGGGACGATGTTCACCTGTTGGCGATCTCGGAGGGTGGATGAACAGCCGGGCCGGGGAGCCGGACCATGCAGCGACGGACCCGCACCCGCCGCTGACGGATCCGGTGGCACCGCAGCCGGTGACGAGCCACGAACGACCCGACCCGCCGCCCGGATACCGCTTGGACCGGCTCCTCGGCAGTGGCGGCCAGGCGCAGGTGTGGGCGGCGCGCAGCGAGCCGCTGGACCTGCCGGTCGCGCTGAAGTTCTGGCCGCCGGATCTGCACGAGCACGATCGGGGCCGGATCCGACGTGAGATCGACGTGCTGCGCCGGCTCGCCGGACACAACAACATCGTACGTCTTCTCGACGCGGAGACCCGTCCGGACGCGGCACCGTGGCTGGCTACCGAGCTGTGCGACACGTCGCTCGCGGCGGCGCTGCGGTCCGGTTCGATCCCGGTCGACGACGCGTTCACGGTCGCCGACGACATCCTGACCGGTTTGGCCGCGGTCCATCAGATCGGCCACCTGCACCGCGACGTCAAGCCCGCCAACGTGCTGCTGCACCACGGCCGGGCCAAGCTGTGCGACCTGGGGCTGGTCGGGCAGATCGACCACTACACCCGGATGCACTTCTCCGGCACCGCCTACTTCCTCGCCCCGGAACTGCGCACCTGCCAGCCGACGGTGGCCAGCGATCTGTACGCGGCCGGTCGCACCCTGGAGGCCCTGTTCGAGGTCGCCTACGGTGCGTCGTCGGTACCGCCGGCCCTGGAACGGCTGCTCACCCGGGCGACATCGGCCCGCCCGCACGACCGTCCCGCCGACGCGGAGGCCTTCCGGCAGGCGGTGGCGTCGTCCCGGTTCGCCGACGGCACCGGTCCCACCACGACCCGGCCGGACGGCGCTGGGACCGGGCGGCGGCCCGGCCGGTACCTCGTGACGATCGCGGCGGTCACCGTCCTGGCACTCGGGGTTGCCGGATGGGCGGTGACCGAGGACCGGCGGTCGGCATCAGCG is a window from the Solwaraspora sp. WMMD792 genome containing:
- a CDS encoding serine/threonine protein kinase, with translation MNSRAGEPDHAATDPHPPLTDPVAPQPVTSHERPDPPPGYRLDRLLGSGGQAQVWAARSEPLDLPVALKFWPPDLHEHDRGRIRREIDVLRRLAGHNNIVRLLDAETRPDAAPWLATELCDTSLAAALRSGSIPVDDAFTVADDILTGLAAVHQIGHLHRDVKPANVLLHHGRAKLCDLGLVGQIDHYTRMHFSGTAYFLAPELRTCQPTVASDLYAAGRTLEALFEVAYGASSVPPALERLLTRATSARPHDRPADAEAFRQAVASSRFADGTGPTTTRPDGAGTGRRPGRYLVTIAAVTVLALGVAGWAVTEDRRSASAVPAVPTTPTVPPTPTAPGAPSPGATPTVPPTPTAPSAPPTSATPTVPPTPTAPGAPPPSAAPGRLTASSTTTSSTAPSPAVVVAPSSAPQQIQSLFASRCVDVRGPDTRDGTPLQLWDCINAPEERWVWDGARLRGFGDKCISLPDDTARDGTPVQLSTCTDEPRQQWRLEPSGELRGLHDKCLDVRGPEAGNGTPLQIWTCVDVPQQQWRLF